From the Chiroxiphia lanceolata isolate bChiLan1 chromosome 13, bChiLan1.pri, whole genome shotgun sequence genome, one window contains:
- the LOC116793174 gene encoding uncharacterized protein LOC116793174 isoform X3 has product MAAAATAAPGGDTERDQRDQPGLEAAERSMFVHKDVSSTKIYVLQPWIVSLLEKDDQLVEHENFLAGQVVRVLSDLPAPGRPGVLQSVSLQVTDGSHYVRVVVSPEALQTEENAFMHLKLAGLTCRIVVLQKYRVCFQEEARLEDCELYLKAQRFIVLPIQRQKIESSDGNQEPSVVKKIKELWLRNPAVKNAPSSDPSISQLIDAIGQNQLEILKENAEECLDLQMPKEKPVTVTDEVPVTEWEAERKTEQVQDVFMVPVNTLVIPPEEEEVACDSSKTDAESLALSDSLEGSLDNPWNRVPSLSLTPSSSDEKTFQSDASLKSQKDVSADSNTPDLLELCNQDSPKRLPQGEPVQTFSPSLLCSYRNPSPVKTSTSQAASALGAACGAPCAAQGPQGSRGSQATLPTLSPDFPVLPSTSLQSMPDRMPHGEQACSSGTAFPPGALKPCPAPGRTRNRAAAGAKRKLMVGDDEALLAPGGQQHPQGTPRGRGTGTGRRSELMSPRGAKKSRKETGLQHGKELEEEEKEEEEEEEQASSSASGLSSRPEQRRTLEPYVRKPAQYKYEAPSPELCQQIQSIRISKAMLKWACWILTEEEEEDS; this is encoded by the exons atggcggcggcggcgaccGCTGCTCCCGGAGGGGACACGGAGCGGGACCAGCGGGACCAGCCGGGGCTGGAGGCGGCCGAGCG GTCTATGTTTGTACACAAGGATGTGTCTTCTACCAAAATCTACGTCCTACAGCCGTGGATCGTCAGCCTCTTGGAGAAGGATGACCAGCTGGTTGAACATGAGAATTTCCTGGCTGGGCAGGTGGTGCGG GTCTTGAGTGACTTACCTGCTCCTGGCCGGCCTGGGGTCCTCCAGAGTGTTTCTCTGCAGGTCACCGATGGATCCCACTACGTCCGCGTGGTCGTTTCACCCGAAGCTCTGCAGACAGAGGAAAA tgccttCATGCACCTCAAGCTTGCCGGCCTCACCTGCAGAATTGTCGTCCTGCAGAAGTACAGAGTGTGTTTTCAGGAGGAGGCCAGGCTG GAGGACTGCGAGCTCTACCTCAAGGCCCAGCGGTTCATCGTGCTGCCCATCCAGAGGCAGAAGATAGAATCATCCGATGG GAACCAGGAGCCTTCTGTGGTGAAGAAGATAAAGGAGCTGTGGCT GAGGAATCCTGCTGTGAAGAATGCTCCCAGCTCAG ACCCCTCCATCTCTCAGCTGATCGATGCCATAGGACAGAACCAGctggagattttgaaggaaaatgctGAGGAATGCTTGGATTTACAGATGCCCAAGGAGAAGCCGGTGACGGTGACGGACGAGGTTCCTGTCACCGAGTGGGAGGCAGAGCGCAAGACAGAG CAGGTTCAGGATGTTTTCATGGTCCCAGTCAACACCCTGGTGATCCctcctgaggaggaggaagttgCTTGTGATTCTTCCAAGACAG ATGCTGAGTCACTGGCCTTGTCTGATAGCTTGGAGGGATCCCTGGACAACCCCTGGAACAGGGTCCCCTCATTGTCTTTGACCCCGAGCTCTTCAGATG AGAAGACCTTTCAATCTGACGCTTCCCTGAAGAGCCAGAAGGATGTGTCTGCTGACAGCAACACCCCCGACCTGCTAGAACTGTGTAACCAGGACTCTCCCAAGAGACTGCCACAGGGAGAGCCAGTACAgactttctctccctccttgcTCTGCTCCTATCGCAATCCCAGTCCAGTGAAGACCAGCACCAGCCAGGCAGCATCAGCTTTGGGGGCAGCCTGTGGTGCCCCCTGTGCTGCTCAAGGCCCGCAGGGATCAAGGGGCTCTCAGGCCACCCTGCCAACTCTTTCTCCAGATTTCCCTGTCTTGCCCAGCACCAGCTTGCAATCCATGCCCGACAGGATGCCTCACGGGGAGCAGGCGTGCTCCAGTGGCACAGCTTTCCCTCCAGGTGCCTTGAAGCCttgtccagctcctggcaggacacGGAACCGAGCTGCTGCAGGTGCCAAGAGGAAGCTGATGGTGGGAGATGATGAGGCACTGCTGGCCCCCGGCgggcagcagcatccccagggcaccccaaggggcagggggacaggcacaggcaggagatCAGAGCTCATGAGCCCACGGGGTgcaaagaagagcagaaaggagaCAGGGCTGCAACATGGAAAGGAGcttgaggaggaagagaaggaggaggaggaggaagaagagcaagCGTCATCCTCTGCGAGCGGCCTCAGCTCCAGGCCGGAGCAGCGCAGAACTCTGGAGCCG taCGTGAGGAAACCAGCCCAGTACAAATATGAGGCACCaagccctgagctctgccagcagatACAGTCTATCAG GATCTCCAAGGCAATGCTGAAGTGGGCGTGCTGGATActgacagaggaggaggaggaggattcCTGA
- the LOC116793174 gene encoding uncharacterized protein LOC116793174 isoform X1, producing MAAAATAAPGGDTERDQRDQPGLEAAERSMFVHKDVSSTKIYVLQPWIVSLLEKDDQLVEHENFLAGQVVRVLSDLPAPGRPGVLQSVSLQVTDGSHYVRVVVSPEALQTEENAFMHLKLAGLTCRIVVLQKYRVCFQEEARLEDCELYLKAQRFIVLPIQRQKIESSDGNQEPSVVKKIKELWLRNPAVKNAPSSDPSISQLIDAIGQNQLEILKENAEECLDLQMPKEKPVTVTDEVPVTEWEAERKTEQVQDVFMVPVNTLVIPPEEEEVACDSSKTDTNKTTSGKSSDDRTVSGDPSAVSQASHAESLALSDSLEGSLDNPWNRVPSLSLTPSSSDEKTFQSDASLKSQKDVSADSNTPDLLELCNQDSPKRLPQGEPVQTFSPSLLCSYRNPSPVKTSTSQAASALGAACGAPCAAQGPQGSRGSQATLPTLSPDFPVLPSTSLQSMPDRMPHGEQACSSGTAFPPGALKPCPAPGRTRNRAAAGAKRKLMVGDDEALLAPGGQQHPQGTPRGRGTGTGRRSELMSPRGAKKSRKETGLQHGKELEEEEKEEEEEEEQASSSASGLSSRPEQRRTLEPYVRKPAQYKYEAPSPELCQQIQSIRISKAMLKWACWILTEEEEEDS from the exons atggcggcggcggcgaccGCTGCTCCCGGAGGGGACACGGAGCGGGACCAGCGGGACCAGCCGGGGCTGGAGGCGGCCGAGCG GTCTATGTTTGTACACAAGGATGTGTCTTCTACCAAAATCTACGTCCTACAGCCGTGGATCGTCAGCCTCTTGGAGAAGGATGACCAGCTGGTTGAACATGAGAATTTCCTGGCTGGGCAGGTGGTGCGG GTCTTGAGTGACTTACCTGCTCCTGGCCGGCCTGGGGTCCTCCAGAGTGTTTCTCTGCAGGTCACCGATGGATCCCACTACGTCCGCGTGGTCGTTTCACCCGAAGCTCTGCAGACAGAGGAAAA tgccttCATGCACCTCAAGCTTGCCGGCCTCACCTGCAGAATTGTCGTCCTGCAGAAGTACAGAGTGTGTTTTCAGGAGGAGGCCAGGCTG GAGGACTGCGAGCTCTACCTCAAGGCCCAGCGGTTCATCGTGCTGCCCATCCAGAGGCAGAAGATAGAATCATCCGATGG GAACCAGGAGCCTTCTGTGGTGAAGAAGATAAAGGAGCTGTGGCT GAGGAATCCTGCTGTGAAGAATGCTCCCAGCTCAG ACCCCTCCATCTCTCAGCTGATCGATGCCATAGGACAGAACCAGctggagattttgaaggaaaatgctGAGGAATGCTTGGATTTACAGATGCCCAAGGAGAAGCCGGTGACGGTGACGGACGAGGTTCCTGTCACCGAGTGGGAGGCAGAGCGCAAGACAGAG CAGGTTCAGGATGTTTTCATGGTCCCAGTCAACACCCTGGTGATCCctcctgaggaggaggaagttgCTTGTGATTCTTCCAAGACAG atacaaacaaaacaacttctGGGAAGAGTAGTGATGACAGGACAGTGTCAGGGGACCCAAGTGCTGTATCTCAAGCCAGCC ATGCTGAGTCACTGGCCTTGTCTGATAGCTTGGAGGGATCCCTGGACAACCCCTGGAACAGGGTCCCCTCATTGTCTTTGACCCCGAGCTCTTCAGATG AGAAGACCTTTCAATCTGACGCTTCCCTGAAGAGCCAGAAGGATGTGTCTGCTGACAGCAACACCCCCGACCTGCTAGAACTGTGTAACCAGGACTCTCCCAAGAGACTGCCACAGGGAGAGCCAGTACAgactttctctccctccttgcTCTGCTCCTATCGCAATCCCAGTCCAGTGAAGACCAGCACCAGCCAGGCAGCATCAGCTTTGGGGGCAGCCTGTGGTGCCCCCTGTGCTGCTCAAGGCCCGCAGGGATCAAGGGGCTCTCAGGCCACCCTGCCAACTCTTTCTCCAGATTTCCCTGTCTTGCCCAGCACCAGCTTGCAATCCATGCCCGACAGGATGCCTCACGGGGAGCAGGCGTGCTCCAGTGGCACAGCTTTCCCTCCAGGTGCCTTGAAGCCttgtccagctcctggcaggacacGGAACCGAGCTGCTGCAGGTGCCAAGAGGAAGCTGATGGTGGGAGATGATGAGGCACTGCTGGCCCCCGGCgggcagcagcatccccagggcaccccaaggggcagggggacaggcacaggcaggagatCAGAGCTCATGAGCCCACGGGGTgcaaagaagagcagaaaggagaCAGGGCTGCAACATGGAAAGGAGcttgaggaggaagagaaggaggaggaggaggaagaagagcaagCGTCATCCTCTGCGAGCGGCCTCAGCTCCAGGCCGGAGCAGCGCAGAACTCTGGAGCCG taCGTGAGGAAACCAGCCCAGTACAAATATGAGGCACCaagccctgagctctgccagcagatACAGTCTATCAG GATCTCCAAGGCAATGCTGAAGTGGGCGTGCTGGATActgacagaggaggaggaggaggattcCTGA
- the LOC116793174 gene encoding uncharacterized protein LOC116793174 isoform X2 produces MAAAATAAPGGDTERDQRDQPGLEAAERSMFVHKDVSSTKIYVLQPWIVSLLEKDDQLVEHENFLAGQVVRVLSDLPAPGRPGVLQSVSLQVTDGSHYVRVVVSPEALQTEENAFMHLKLAGLTCRIVVLQKYRVCFQEEARLEDCELYLKAQRFIVLPIQRQKIESSDGNQEPSVVKKIKELWLRNPAVKNAPSSDPSISQLIDAIGQNQLEILKENAEECLDLQMPKEKPVTVTDEVPVTEWEAERKTEVQDVFMVPVNTLVIPPEEEEVACDSSKTDTNKTTSGKSSDDRTVSGDPSAVSQASHAESLALSDSLEGSLDNPWNRVPSLSLTPSSSDEKTFQSDASLKSQKDVSADSNTPDLLELCNQDSPKRLPQGEPVQTFSPSLLCSYRNPSPVKTSTSQAASALGAACGAPCAAQGPQGSRGSQATLPTLSPDFPVLPSTSLQSMPDRMPHGEQACSSGTAFPPGALKPCPAPGRTRNRAAAGAKRKLMVGDDEALLAPGGQQHPQGTPRGRGTGTGRRSELMSPRGAKKSRKETGLQHGKELEEEEKEEEEEEEQASSSASGLSSRPEQRRTLEPYVRKPAQYKYEAPSPELCQQIQSIRISKAMLKWACWILTEEEEEDS; encoded by the exons atggcggcggcggcgaccGCTGCTCCCGGAGGGGACACGGAGCGGGACCAGCGGGACCAGCCGGGGCTGGAGGCGGCCGAGCG GTCTATGTTTGTACACAAGGATGTGTCTTCTACCAAAATCTACGTCCTACAGCCGTGGATCGTCAGCCTCTTGGAGAAGGATGACCAGCTGGTTGAACATGAGAATTTCCTGGCTGGGCAGGTGGTGCGG GTCTTGAGTGACTTACCTGCTCCTGGCCGGCCTGGGGTCCTCCAGAGTGTTTCTCTGCAGGTCACCGATGGATCCCACTACGTCCGCGTGGTCGTTTCACCCGAAGCTCTGCAGACAGAGGAAAA tgccttCATGCACCTCAAGCTTGCCGGCCTCACCTGCAGAATTGTCGTCCTGCAGAAGTACAGAGTGTGTTTTCAGGAGGAGGCCAGGCTG GAGGACTGCGAGCTCTACCTCAAGGCCCAGCGGTTCATCGTGCTGCCCATCCAGAGGCAGAAGATAGAATCATCCGATGG GAACCAGGAGCCTTCTGTGGTGAAGAAGATAAAGGAGCTGTGGCT GAGGAATCCTGCTGTGAAGAATGCTCCCAGCTCAG ACCCCTCCATCTCTCAGCTGATCGATGCCATAGGACAGAACCAGctggagattttgaaggaaaatgctGAGGAATGCTTGGATTTACAGATGCCCAAGGAGAAGCCGGTGACGGTGACGGACGAGGTTCCTGTCACCGAGTGGGAGGCAGAGCGCAAGACAGAG GTTCAGGATGTTTTCATGGTCCCAGTCAACACCCTGGTGATCCctcctgaggaggaggaagttgCTTGTGATTCTTCCAAGACAG atacaaacaaaacaacttctGGGAAGAGTAGTGATGACAGGACAGTGTCAGGGGACCCAAGTGCTGTATCTCAAGCCAGCC ATGCTGAGTCACTGGCCTTGTCTGATAGCTTGGAGGGATCCCTGGACAACCCCTGGAACAGGGTCCCCTCATTGTCTTTGACCCCGAGCTCTTCAGATG AGAAGACCTTTCAATCTGACGCTTCCCTGAAGAGCCAGAAGGATGTGTCTGCTGACAGCAACACCCCCGACCTGCTAGAACTGTGTAACCAGGACTCTCCCAAGAGACTGCCACAGGGAGAGCCAGTACAgactttctctccctccttgcTCTGCTCCTATCGCAATCCCAGTCCAGTGAAGACCAGCACCAGCCAGGCAGCATCAGCTTTGGGGGCAGCCTGTGGTGCCCCCTGTGCTGCTCAAGGCCCGCAGGGATCAAGGGGCTCTCAGGCCACCCTGCCAACTCTTTCTCCAGATTTCCCTGTCTTGCCCAGCACCAGCTTGCAATCCATGCCCGACAGGATGCCTCACGGGGAGCAGGCGTGCTCCAGTGGCACAGCTTTCCCTCCAGGTGCCTTGAAGCCttgtccagctcctggcaggacacGGAACCGAGCTGCTGCAGGTGCCAAGAGGAAGCTGATGGTGGGAGATGATGAGGCACTGCTGGCCCCCGGCgggcagcagcatccccagggcaccccaaggggcagggggacaggcacaggcaggagatCAGAGCTCATGAGCCCACGGGGTgcaaagaagagcagaaaggagaCAGGGCTGCAACATGGAAAGGAGcttgaggaggaagagaaggaggaggaggaggaagaagagcaagCGTCATCCTCTGCGAGCGGCCTCAGCTCCAGGCCGGAGCAGCGCAGAACTCTGGAGCCG taCGTGAGGAAACCAGCCCAGTACAAATATGAGGCACCaagccctgagctctgccagcagatACAGTCTATCAG GATCTCCAAGGCAATGCTGAAGTGGGCGTGCTGGATActgacagaggaggaggaggaggattcCTGA
- the LOC116793174 gene encoding uncharacterized protein LOC116793174 isoform X4: MAAAATAAPGGDTERDQRDQPGLEAAERSMFVHKDVSSTKIYVLQPWIVSLLEKDDQLVEHENFLAGQVVRVLSDLPAPGRPGVLQSVSLQVTDGSHYVRVVVSPEALQTEENAFMHLKLAGLTCRIVVLQKYRVCFQEEARLEDCELYLKAQRFIVLPIQRQKIESSDGNQEPSVVKKIKELWLRNPAVKNAPSSDPSISQLIDAIGQNQLEILKENAEECLDLQMPKEKPVTVTDEVPVTEWEAERKTEVQDVFMVPVNTLVIPPEEEEVACDSSKTDAESLALSDSLEGSLDNPWNRVPSLSLTPSSSDEKTFQSDASLKSQKDVSADSNTPDLLELCNQDSPKRLPQGEPVQTFSPSLLCSYRNPSPVKTSTSQAASALGAACGAPCAAQGPQGSRGSQATLPTLSPDFPVLPSTSLQSMPDRMPHGEQACSSGTAFPPGALKPCPAPGRTRNRAAAGAKRKLMVGDDEALLAPGGQQHPQGTPRGRGTGTGRRSELMSPRGAKKSRKETGLQHGKELEEEEKEEEEEEEQASSSASGLSSRPEQRRTLEPYVRKPAQYKYEAPSPELCQQIQSIRISKAMLKWACWILTEEEEEDS; this comes from the exons atggcggcggcggcgaccGCTGCTCCCGGAGGGGACACGGAGCGGGACCAGCGGGACCAGCCGGGGCTGGAGGCGGCCGAGCG GTCTATGTTTGTACACAAGGATGTGTCTTCTACCAAAATCTACGTCCTACAGCCGTGGATCGTCAGCCTCTTGGAGAAGGATGACCAGCTGGTTGAACATGAGAATTTCCTGGCTGGGCAGGTGGTGCGG GTCTTGAGTGACTTACCTGCTCCTGGCCGGCCTGGGGTCCTCCAGAGTGTTTCTCTGCAGGTCACCGATGGATCCCACTACGTCCGCGTGGTCGTTTCACCCGAAGCTCTGCAGACAGAGGAAAA tgccttCATGCACCTCAAGCTTGCCGGCCTCACCTGCAGAATTGTCGTCCTGCAGAAGTACAGAGTGTGTTTTCAGGAGGAGGCCAGGCTG GAGGACTGCGAGCTCTACCTCAAGGCCCAGCGGTTCATCGTGCTGCCCATCCAGAGGCAGAAGATAGAATCATCCGATGG GAACCAGGAGCCTTCTGTGGTGAAGAAGATAAAGGAGCTGTGGCT GAGGAATCCTGCTGTGAAGAATGCTCCCAGCTCAG ACCCCTCCATCTCTCAGCTGATCGATGCCATAGGACAGAACCAGctggagattttgaaggaaaatgctGAGGAATGCTTGGATTTACAGATGCCCAAGGAGAAGCCGGTGACGGTGACGGACGAGGTTCCTGTCACCGAGTGGGAGGCAGAGCGCAAGACAGAG GTTCAGGATGTTTTCATGGTCCCAGTCAACACCCTGGTGATCCctcctgaggaggaggaagttgCTTGTGATTCTTCCAAGACAG ATGCTGAGTCACTGGCCTTGTCTGATAGCTTGGAGGGATCCCTGGACAACCCCTGGAACAGGGTCCCCTCATTGTCTTTGACCCCGAGCTCTTCAGATG AGAAGACCTTTCAATCTGACGCTTCCCTGAAGAGCCAGAAGGATGTGTCTGCTGACAGCAACACCCCCGACCTGCTAGAACTGTGTAACCAGGACTCTCCCAAGAGACTGCCACAGGGAGAGCCAGTACAgactttctctccctccttgcTCTGCTCCTATCGCAATCCCAGTCCAGTGAAGACCAGCACCAGCCAGGCAGCATCAGCTTTGGGGGCAGCCTGTGGTGCCCCCTGTGCTGCTCAAGGCCCGCAGGGATCAAGGGGCTCTCAGGCCACCCTGCCAACTCTTTCTCCAGATTTCCCTGTCTTGCCCAGCACCAGCTTGCAATCCATGCCCGACAGGATGCCTCACGGGGAGCAGGCGTGCTCCAGTGGCACAGCTTTCCCTCCAGGTGCCTTGAAGCCttgtccagctcctggcaggacacGGAACCGAGCTGCTGCAGGTGCCAAGAGGAAGCTGATGGTGGGAGATGATGAGGCACTGCTGGCCCCCGGCgggcagcagcatccccagggcaccccaaggggcagggggacaggcacaggcaggagatCAGAGCTCATGAGCCCACGGGGTgcaaagaagagcagaaaggagaCAGGGCTGCAACATGGAAAGGAGcttgaggaggaagagaaggaggaggaggaggaagaagagcaagCGTCATCCTCTGCGAGCGGCCTCAGCTCCAGGCCGGAGCAGCGCAGAACTCTGGAGCCG taCGTGAGGAAACCAGCCCAGTACAAATATGAGGCACCaagccctgagctctgccagcagatACAGTCTATCAG GATCTCCAAGGCAATGCTGAAGTGGGCGTGCTGGATActgacagaggaggaggaggaggattcCTGA
- the LOC116793174 gene encoding uncharacterized protein LOC116793174 isoform X5 — protein MPRYVPACPGVVGRAVGGAPLCVWGGGPAPFFIFPRCFCSFSSAFMHLKLAGLTCRIVVLQKYRVCFQEEARLEDCELYLKAQRFIVLPIQRQKIESSDGNQEPSVVKKIKELWLRNPAVKNAPSSDPSISQLIDAIGQNQLEILKENAEECLDLQMPKEKPVTVTDEVPVTEWEAERKTEQVQDVFMVPVNTLVIPPEEEEVACDSSKTDTNKTTSGKSSDDRTVSGDPSAVSQASHAESLALSDSLEGSLDNPWNRVPSLSLTPSSSDEKTFQSDASLKSQKDVSADSNTPDLLELCNQDSPKRLPQGEPVQTFSPSLLCSYRNPSPVKTSTSQAASALGAACGAPCAAQGPQGSRGSQATLPTLSPDFPVLPSTSLQSMPDRMPHGEQACSSGTAFPPGALKPCPAPGRTRNRAAAGAKRKLMVGDDEALLAPGGQQHPQGTPRGRGTGTGRRSELMSPRGAKKSRKETGLQHGKELEEEEKEEEEEEEQASSSASGLSSRPEQRRTLEPYVRKPAQYKYEAPSPELCQQIQSIRISKAMLKWACWILTEEEEEDS, from the exons ATGCCTAGATATGTTCCAGCATGCCCTGGTGTGGTTGGCAGAGCTGTTGGGGGAGCCCCACTGTGTGTCTGGGGGGGGGGTCCAGCTCCATTCTTCATCTTTCCAAGGtgtttctgctccttttccagtgccttCATGCACCTCAAGCTTGCCGGCCTCACCTGCAGAATTGTCGTCCTGCAGAAGTACAGAGTGTGTTTTCAGGAGGAGGCCAGGCTG GAGGACTGCGAGCTCTACCTCAAGGCCCAGCGGTTCATCGTGCTGCCCATCCAGAGGCAGAAGATAGAATCATCCGATGG GAACCAGGAGCCTTCTGTGGTGAAGAAGATAAAGGAGCTGTGGCT GAGGAATCCTGCTGTGAAGAATGCTCCCAGCTCAG ACCCCTCCATCTCTCAGCTGATCGATGCCATAGGACAGAACCAGctggagattttgaaggaaaatgctGAGGAATGCTTGGATTTACAGATGCCCAAGGAGAAGCCGGTGACGGTGACGGACGAGGTTCCTGTCACCGAGTGGGAGGCAGAGCGCAAGACAGAG CAGGTTCAGGATGTTTTCATGGTCCCAGTCAACACCCTGGTGATCCctcctgaggaggaggaagttgCTTGTGATTCTTCCAAGACAG atacaaacaaaacaacttctGGGAAGAGTAGTGATGACAGGACAGTGTCAGGGGACCCAAGTGCTGTATCTCAAGCCAGCC ATGCTGAGTCACTGGCCTTGTCTGATAGCTTGGAGGGATCCCTGGACAACCCCTGGAACAGGGTCCCCTCATTGTCTTTGACCCCGAGCTCTTCAGATG AGAAGACCTTTCAATCTGACGCTTCCCTGAAGAGCCAGAAGGATGTGTCTGCTGACAGCAACACCCCCGACCTGCTAGAACTGTGTAACCAGGACTCTCCCAAGAGACTGCCACAGGGAGAGCCAGTACAgactttctctccctccttgcTCTGCTCCTATCGCAATCCCAGTCCAGTGAAGACCAGCACCAGCCAGGCAGCATCAGCTTTGGGGGCAGCCTGTGGTGCCCCCTGTGCTGCTCAAGGCCCGCAGGGATCAAGGGGCTCTCAGGCCACCCTGCCAACTCTTTCTCCAGATTTCCCTGTCTTGCCCAGCACCAGCTTGCAATCCATGCCCGACAGGATGCCTCACGGGGAGCAGGCGTGCTCCAGTGGCACAGCTTTCCCTCCAGGTGCCTTGAAGCCttgtccagctcctggcaggacacGGAACCGAGCTGCTGCAGGTGCCAAGAGGAAGCTGATGGTGGGAGATGATGAGGCACTGCTGGCCCCCGGCgggcagcagcatccccagggcaccccaaggggcagggggacaggcacaggcaggagatCAGAGCTCATGAGCCCACGGGGTgcaaagaagagcagaaaggagaCAGGGCTGCAACATGGAAAGGAGcttgaggaggaagagaaggaggaggaggaggaagaagagcaagCGTCATCCTCTGCGAGCGGCCTCAGCTCCAGGCCGGAGCAGCGCAGAACTCTGGAGCCG taCGTGAGGAAACCAGCCCAGTACAAATATGAGGCACCaagccctgagctctgccagcagatACAGTCTATCAG GATCTCCAAGGCAATGCTGAAGTGGGCGTGCTGGATActgacagaggaggaggaggaggattcCTGA
- the LOC116793174 gene encoding uncharacterized protein LOC116793174 isoform X6, producing MHLKLAGLTCRIVVLQKYRVCFQEEARLEDCELYLKAQRFIVLPIQRQKIESSDGNQEPSVVKKIKELWLRNPAVKNAPSSDPSISQLIDAIGQNQLEILKENAEECLDLQMPKEKPVTVTDEVPVTEWEAERKTEQVQDVFMVPVNTLVIPPEEEEVACDSSKTDTNKTTSGKSSDDRTVSGDPSAVSQASHAESLALSDSLEGSLDNPWNRVPSLSLTPSSSDEKTFQSDASLKSQKDVSADSNTPDLLELCNQDSPKRLPQGEPVQTFSPSLLCSYRNPSPVKTSTSQAASALGAACGAPCAAQGPQGSRGSQATLPTLSPDFPVLPSTSLQSMPDRMPHGEQACSSGTAFPPGALKPCPAPGRTRNRAAAGAKRKLMVGDDEALLAPGGQQHPQGTPRGRGTGTGRRSELMSPRGAKKSRKETGLQHGKELEEEEKEEEEEEEQASSSASGLSSRPEQRRTLEPYVRKPAQYKYEAPSPELCQQIQSIRISKAMLKWACWILTEEEEEDS from the exons ATGCACCTCAAGCTTGCCGGCCTCACCTGCAGAATTGTCGTCCTGCAGAAGTACAGAGTGTGTTTTCAGGAGGAGGCCAGGCTG GAGGACTGCGAGCTCTACCTCAAGGCCCAGCGGTTCATCGTGCTGCCCATCCAGAGGCAGAAGATAGAATCATCCGATGG GAACCAGGAGCCTTCTGTGGTGAAGAAGATAAAGGAGCTGTGGCT GAGGAATCCTGCTGTGAAGAATGCTCCCAGCTCAG ACCCCTCCATCTCTCAGCTGATCGATGCCATAGGACAGAACCAGctggagattttgaaggaaaatgctGAGGAATGCTTGGATTTACAGATGCCCAAGGAGAAGCCGGTGACGGTGACGGACGAGGTTCCTGTCACCGAGTGGGAGGCAGAGCGCAAGACAGAG CAGGTTCAGGATGTTTTCATGGTCCCAGTCAACACCCTGGTGATCCctcctgaggaggaggaagttgCTTGTGATTCTTCCAAGACAG atacaaacaaaacaacttctGGGAAGAGTAGTGATGACAGGACAGTGTCAGGGGACCCAAGTGCTGTATCTCAAGCCAGCC ATGCTGAGTCACTGGCCTTGTCTGATAGCTTGGAGGGATCCCTGGACAACCCCTGGAACAGGGTCCCCTCATTGTCTTTGACCCCGAGCTCTTCAGATG AGAAGACCTTTCAATCTGACGCTTCCCTGAAGAGCCAGAAGGATGTGTCTGCTGACAGCAACACCCCCGACCTGCTAGAACTGTGTAACCAGGACTCTCCCAAGAGACTGCCACAGGGAGAGCCAGTACAgactttctctccctccttgcTCTGCTCCTATCGCAATCCCAGTCCAGTGAAGACCAGCACCAGCCAGGCAGCATCAGCTTTGGGGGCAGCCTGTGGTGCCCCCTGTGCTGCTCAAGGCCCGCAGGGATCAAGGGGCTCTCAGGCCACCCTGCCAACTCTTTCTCCAGATTTCCCTGTCTTGCCCAGCACCAGCTTGCAATCCATGCCCGACAGGATGCCTCACGGGGAGCAGGCGTGCTCCAGTGGCACAGCTTTCCCTCCAGGTGCCTTGAAGCCttgtccagctcctggcaggacacGGAACCGAGCTGCTGCAGGTGCCAAGAGGAAGCTGATGGTGGGAGATGATGAGGCACTGCTGGCCCCCGGCgggcagcagcatccccagggcaccccaaggggcagggggacaggcacaggcaggagatCAGAGCTCATGAGCCCACGGGGTgcaaagaagagcagaaaggagaCAGGGCTGCAACATGGAAAGGAGcttgaggaggaagagaaggaggaggaggaggaagaagagcaagCGTCATCCTCTGCGAGCGGCCTCAGCTCCAGGCCGGAGCAGCGCAGAACTCTGGAGCCG taCGTGAGGAAACCAGCCCAGTACAAATATGAGGCACCaagccctgagctctgccagcagatACAGTCTATCAG GATCTCCAAGGCAATGCTGAAGTGGGCGTGCTGGATActgacagaggaggaggaggaggattcCTGA